The stretch of DNA CCCGCATCGCGCCGGACAACCTTGAGGTCTCCGAGTCGGTCGCGAACTGGGCGGTCGGCGCGTTCGCCGACGGGGCGAAGTACTTCGTCCTCGAAGGACCGGCCGGCGTCTCGGTCGTCAACGAGCGCAACGAGGGCTGGGACAAGGTGATGGGCGGCAACGCGGCCTTCACGAAGGTCGGCGCGCAGACCGCGAACTGGTCGACCGACGAGGCCAAGTCGGTCATGGAGACGGCCCTGAAGGCGAACAAGAACGACATCCAGCTCGTGTTCGCCCAGAACGACGAGATGGGTCTCGGAGCGGTGCAGGCGGTCGAGGACGCCGGCCTCAAGCCCGGCGAGGACGTCAGGATCGCCACGATCGACGGCACCAAGGGCGCGCTCGAGGCGCTCGCCGCGGCCCAGCTCAGCTTCGTCGCCGAGTACAACCCGCTGTTCGGCGAAACGGCCATGGAGGTCGTCGAGAAGGTGCTCGACGGCGAGGACGTCGAGCCGTACATCATCGTGCCGAGCGAGACGTTCGACTCGCCCGAGGCCGCCGAGGCGGCGCTGCCGGAGCGCAAGTTCTGACCCGGCACGACTGACGCACCGTGGTGCGGGGCGGCAGAAGCCTCTCCCTTCCCGTCCCGCACCCGCGGTGTCACGCTCACACCACCCACCACCACCCTCGGGATCGAGCGCAGCATGACCGAACGCACCCCCATCGTCGAGATGAGCGGGATCTCCATCGAATTCCCCGGCGTCAAGGCCCTCGACGACGTGTCCCTCAGGCTCTTCCCCGGCGAGGTCCACGCCCTCATGGGCGAGAACGGCGCCGGCAAGTCCACCCTCATCAAGGCCCTCACGGGCGTCTACCGGATCGACGCGGGATCGATCCGAGTGGACGGCCGCGAGCGCTCCTTCCACGGTCCCGGTGACGCCCAGTC from Aeromicrobium phoceense encodes:
- a CDS encoding substrate-binding domain-containing protein yields the protein MALGLSACGGGDAGDGGDDTTTVGFVAVGPEGAWREANEQNIQDTFTEEAGYDLKYAPATNLDQKSQIDAFTSFVDEGVDVILLSATESTGWEDSLKRAQEAEIPVILLDRGIEPDDTDLYVTRIAPDNLEVSESVANWAVGAFADGAKYFVLEGPAGVSVVNERNEGWDKVMGGNAAFTKVGAQTANWSTDEAKSVMETALKANKNDIQLVFAQNDEMGLGAVQAVEDAGLKPGEDVRIATIDGTKGALEALAAAQLSFVAEYNPLFGETAMEVVEKVLDGEDVEPYIIVPSETFDSPEAAEAALPERKF